The genomic region ATGATCCAGGCCGCCGAGGGCCGTGCCACCGGACTGCACTACGGCACCTTCGACTACAGCGCCTGCCTGGGCGTCTCCGCCGCCTACCAGGCCAGCGACCACCCGGCCGCCGACCACGCCAAGGCGATCATGCAGGTCGCCGCCGCGGGTACCGGCGTCCGCGTCTCGGACGGCTCCACCAACGTCCTGCCCGTCGGCCCGACGGCAAAGGTCCACGACGCCTGGCGGCTGCACTACGGCCTCACCCGCCGAGCCCTCGCCCGCGCCTACTACCAGGGCTGGGACATGCACCCCGGACACATCCCGACGCGCTACGCGGCCGTCTTCGCGTTCTACCGCGAGGGCTTCGAGCAGGCCGCGGCCCGTCTCGCCCGGTACGCCAACCGCGCCGGCGGCGATGTCATGGATGAGCCCGCCACCGCCAAGGCCCTCAGCGGCTACCTCCTGCGCGGCCTGGACTGCGGAGCCCTCGACGTCGCGGAGGTGGCCCGCGCGACCGGCCTGACCCGCGCCGACCTGGAGAGCTTCGCGGCCCCCAGGCGCGGTGACCAGACCATCTCGGCGAAGTAGGGCGGCCCCGAGGGGCTCATCCGTCCGCCAGGCGGCGCAGGAGGGACCGGGGCCGGTAGGGGATGACCTCGGCCAGTGAGATGGCGGTACTGGTCCGGTCGACTCCGTCGATGGCGAGGATCGCCTTGGTGACGCGGTGCAGGTCCGTGGTGTCCTTGGCGACCACCTGTGCGAGGAGGTCGGCGTCGCCGGTGGTGTAGTGCACCTCGATGACTTCGGGGAGGGCGAGCAGCCCCTCGTGGACGCCGGCGGGCTCGGCCTGGCTCACGGTGAGCGACATGAACGCCACCAGGCCGTATCCCAGGGTGGCGGGATCGACGCGTCGGCTGAAGGGCTTGAGCGTGCCGTCGGCGGCCATCCTCCGCAGCCGGGCGTGCACGGTGTTCCGGGCCACACCCAGGGTCTGGGCCAGGGCGAGGATCGTGGCGTCCGGGTCGTCGTCCAGGGCCAGGACGATCCGGGCATCCAAGGGGTCCATCAGTGTCATGGTGCGCATTATGTCATCTAAGAGCCACTGGATTGAGCATCTGTCGCAGTGAATCAGGGCTGTATTGCGCGAATGTCCTGGTGTGTGGTCAAGGTGGTGGGCGTTCCGCGCCCCCGCCCTGATGAAGGACACCCGCCATGGCCTTGAAGACGCACCCCACCGGCACCGGCAGTGCCTGGATCGTCGTCGTGGCCGCCGGGGTCGCCGCCGGGCTGCAGGTGTGGAAGCTGCCGCCCGCGCTCCCGTTCCTGCGGCACGACCTGTCGCTCACCCTGGTCCAGGCCGGGACCCTGCTCGGGATCGTCCAGCTGGCCGGAATGCTCGGTGGACTCGCCGTCTCGCTCCTGGCCGAACTGATCGGCGAGCGGCGCTGTCTGATCGGGGGTCTTGTCCTGCTGTTCCTCGGATCGGCCGGCGGCGGCTTCGCCTGGTCGGCGGCTCCCCTGCTGGCCTCCCGGGCGGTCGAGGGCGCCGGTTTCATCCTGGCGGTGGTGACCGGCCCGGGGCTGATCCGCCGCAGCACCCCACCGGGCCGCTTCACCAAGGCCATGGGCTTCTGGGGCGCCTACCAGGGCATCGCCACCTTCGCCGGGCTCATCACCGGCGCACTGGTCCTCCAGGCGGTGCCGTGGCGGGTGTGGTGGTGGGCCATGGCCGTACTCGCGCTGGCGCCGCTGCCCTGGATCCTGGCCCGCGTGCCCCTCGACGACGCGGGCGGTACCGGTGGCGGGGCGGCCACCGTCACCCGTACCACCCTCGCGCGCACCGCCATCAGCCGCGTCGGCCGCACCGTCCGAGCCCCCGCCCCCTGGACGGCCGGCCTCGTCTTCGCCTGCTACACCCTCCAGTGGATGGCCGTGGTCGGGTTCCTGCCCACCATCTACCAGGACGGCGGGATGACGGGCAGCTGGCCGGGCGTCCTCAGTGCCGTGGTCGGCGCGGCGAACGCCATCGGCTCGATCGCCAACGCGGCCCTCATGAAACGCGGCCTGCCCGCCCGCGCCCTCCTCATCCCCGCCTTCACCCTCATGGCCACCACATCGCTGTCGGCCTTCGCCGTCCACTGGCACACCGTCCCCGGAGGCACCGCCTGGCAGTTCCTGTGCGTCGTGGCCTTCTCGCTGACCGGCGGCGCGATACCGGCCACCTTGCTGCGCATGATCGGCGACCTGACGCCGACCGGCGGCTCCGCTCCCGCCACCATGGGTCTGGTCCAGCAGCTCTTCAACGTCGGCAGCTTCGTCGGCCCCACCCTTGCTGCATGGCTGGCCACCCGCACGGGCGGCTGGCACTCCACCTGGTGGCTGACCTGTGCCTGCGCGGCCGCGGGCATTGTCCTCACTCTCCGCCTCAGGCCTGAACCCTCACGATCAGGCACTCAGGATCGAGACCTTCGAGGAACAGCCTCCTGAAGTAGCGACCGCGTCACAGCCACAGCGCCCCCACACGGCTGTCACTTCCGCCCCGTAGGCTGTCAGGCATTCAGTGATGTGACACAAGAACGGGGCAGCGGTGTCTTCGGGGGAGAACCAACAGCCAGGGCAGAAGGACCGGCCGGACGGGTCTGACCAGCCCGACGGGATCGGTCGGCTCCTCGCCGGGCGGTACCGCGTCGTGGCCCAGCTCGGCCGCGGCGGCATGGGCATCGTCTGGCGCGCCCTCGACGAGGTCCTGCACCGCGAGGTCGCGGTCAAGGAACTGCGGACGTTCTCGGACGCGGCCCCGCCCGAACTGGCCAACCTGGGGCTGCGCATGCAGCGCGAGGCGCGCGCGGCGGCCCGGGTCCGCCACACCGGAGTCGTCGCCGTGCACGACGTGGCCCAGGTCGACGGCCGGCCGCTGATCGTCATGGAGCTGGTGGACGGGCCGTCCCTGGACGACATCCAGCGCGAGCGCGGCACCCTCGACGCGCGCGAGGTGGCCGGTATCGGCGCGAAGGTCATGGACGCGCTCTCCGCGGCCCACCGCGTCGGAGAGCTCCACCGTGATGTGAAGCCCGGCAACATCCTGCTCGACCGCTCCGTCCGGGTCGTCCTCACCGACTTCGGCATCGCCACGATGGAGGACCCGGGCGACGGCTCCGCCACCCATCTCACCCGCAGCGGCGAACTGGTCGGCTCCCTGGACTACTTGGCACCCGAGCGGGCCCAGGGACACGACCCGGGTCCCGCCTCCGACATCTGGGCTCTGGGCGCGACCCTGTACGCGGCCGTGGAGGGCACCTCGCCGTTCCGCCGTACGTCGACCTGGTCCACGCTCACGGCGATCGTGGCCGAACCGCTGCCGGAGCCGCCGCGCGCCGGACCGCTCGGCCCTGTCCTGCGGCAACTGATGGACAAACAGCCGGAGTCACGCCCGACCGCCGACGAAGCGTGCCGCCTGCTGCAAGCGGTG from Streptomyces sp. NBC_00878 harbors:
- a CDS encoding CynX/NimT family MFS transporter → MALKTHPTGTGSAWIVVVAAGVAAGLQVWKLPPALPFLRHDLSLTLVQAGTLLGIVQLAGMLGGLAVSLLAELIGERRCLIGGLVLLFLGSAGGGFAWSAAPLLASRAVEGAGFILAVVTGPGLIRRSTPPGRFTKAMGFWGAYQGIATFAGLITGALVLQAVPWRVWWWAMAVLALAPLPWILARVPLDDAGGTGGGAATVTRTTLARTAISRVGRTVRAPAPWTAGLVFACYTLQWMAVVGFLPTIYQDGGMTGSWPGVLSAVVGAANAIGSIANAALMKRGLPARALLIPAFTLMATTSLSAFAVHWHTVPGGTAWQFLCVVAFSLTGGAIPATLLRMIGDLTPTGGSAPATMGLVQQLFNVGSFVGPTLAAWLATRTGGWHSTWWLTCACAAAGIVLTLRLRPEPSRSGTQDRDLRGTAS
- a CDS encoding Lrp/AsnC family transcriptional regulator; protein product: MTLMDPLDARIVLALDDDPDATILALAQTLGVARNTVHARLRRMAADGTLKPFSRRVDPATLGYGLVAFMSLTVSQAEPAGVHEGLLALPEVIEVHYTTGDADLLAQVVAKDTTDLHRVTKAILAIDGVDRTSTAISLAEVIPYRPRSLLRRLADG